The uncultured Trichococcus sp. DNA segment CGGCTGTGGTCGGGCCATTGCTTGTCGGACTCATCTCTCAGATGACCGGCAACTCCTTGGATGGGGTTTTTGCCCTGATCATCCTGTTCGTGATCGGCGGGATACTGCTGTTTTTGGTAAAAGTTCCGGATCTGCAAGCAAACCAGCAGATTTGAAAGCAAAGCTGTCCCTTTGAATTAATATTTGCATGTGTTGCACAGATGTGGTAAAATCTAATTTGCATCTTTATGCTCGTTTTTATAAAATGAAGAGAATTCTTCAAGGTGGGAGACATTTGGCAGAACGTATTTCAGAAGAAAAATTAGCGCAAATCAGAACCGAAACGAATATTGTTGATGTCGTCAGCCAATATGTACAACTCAAAAAAAGAGGCAAGAATCATTTCGGATTTTGCCCGTTCCATGACGAGAAGACCCCCTCTTTTTCTGTCGCAGAAGAAAAACAGATTTTCCACTGTTTCAGCTGCGGAAGGGGAGGGAATGTTTTTACTTTCTTGATGGATGTCGAGGGTATTTCATTCGTTGAAGCAGTCATTAAGACAGCCGAATTAAGCAACATCGCCTTGGATTTCTCGTACGAAAATCATGCACCGGATAATCCGCTGCAGTCAAAGAAAGAAAAGCTGATCCAAATCCATGAGGAAGCAGCAGCTTTTTACCATCAGGTCCTGATGAATACCGTTACGGGGCAAGCTGCGCTGGATTACATGATCCAACGCGGCTTCACGCCGGAGACACTAAAAGAGTATCAAATAGGCTTTTCTCCTTCCAATCGGACAGCGCTCTTTCAAATGCTAAAAGCGAAGACATTCGATGAAGGGCTCCTTCAGGAAAGTGGTATATTCACGGATAGACAAGGCCAAAACGAACTTTACGATCGGTTCTCGGCCAGAATCATTTTCCCATTGCGTAACGCTAAAGGAAAGGCAGTCGCTTTTTCCGGCAGAATTCTGCATGCTTCCCCTGTGGATGACACAGGTTACCATGAAGCAAAATATCTGAACAGTCCGGAAACGCTCTTGTTCAACAAACGTGATTTCCTTTTCAACTTCGATAAAGCCCGCAGTGAGATCCGCAGACATTCCGAAGTGATCCTTTTCGAAGGGTACATGGATGTCATATCCGCTTGGCAAGCAGGTGTGAAAAATGGCGTCGCCTCGATGGGAACCAGTCTGACGGATGAACAGAACCGGATATTGACGAAGACGGCCGATAAAATAGTCATTGCCTATGACGGCGATCGTCCCGGTGTCGAGGCGACCAAGCGCGCCATTGAGATACTGGAACGCAATAAGCACTTCGATATCTCGATTTTCCCGCTGGAAGCCGGCATGGACCCGGATGAATACATCCAGCAGAAAGGTCCGGAGGCATTCGCCAAGGCGCTGAAAAATAACCGCGAGACAGTCATCCAGTTCTATTCACGCTACCTCAAGATGAATCTGAACCTGGATTCCGAAAAAAATCGCATCACCTATATCGAAACCATGCTTAAGGCGCTGGCTCCCTTGGATTCTCTGATCGAAAGAGAGCTCTACATGAAGGATATCGCGGATGAATTCAGCATACCGATCGATATCCTGCAGAAACAATTGAAGGGTTATCAACAAGAGGTGCTTCAGCAGCGGCCTGGACGCGAACCGCTCAGGCGGGCTGCGCCGCATGATGCTGCGCCCCACGCGATGTATCCGAGTACGAACAAACGCAAAGTGACCCAGGCAGAGCAAAGTGAAAAGCAACTGCTTTACCGTCTGTTTCATTTCGAGGAAGTCTGGTCGTATCTGAATGAGATTGATGCGGATTTCAATTTCATCCATGACGACTACCAGACGATCTACATTTTGTATGAAGAGTTTTTCAGGCAGACTGGGTTGGTCGGGAATATCGACCAATTTTTGGACCGCATCAATAATCAGGCTCTTCAGAATGTGATTACGGAGATCGAATGGTTCCAATTGGATTCGGAAGTCACCTATCAGGAAATTCAGGATCTCGTCCATATCATCCGGGATAAGTCGTCCCTTCAGGATCAACTGACAAAAAAACAGGCTGAAATGAAGGAAGCCCGAAAGAAAAATGACAATGAGCGTCTGAAGACAATCATGTTGGAAATTGTTTCCCTTTCAAAAGAATTAAAAGCAACAAAGAAATAGCCCGCATCGAATGGAGGAATCATTTTATGGCAATCGAAAAAAATGATCAAGGTTTAACGTTAGAACAGGTGACCAAAAAACTGATCGCAGAACACAAATTATTGGGGTCCGTCTTCTACGACGAATTGGCCGATAAAATAGCTACACCTTTCCAATTGGACGCGGACGACATGGATAAACTGATACAAAAAATGGAAGACGGCGGTGTCAGTGTCGTGGACGCAGACGGCGGTCCGACTGCTCGTCAACTTGCTAAAGAAACGGTAAAGCCTGAAAAACCAGCTGCAGCCAAAAAGGATGAAGAGGAAGACCTGATGGCGGTGCCACCCGGAGTGAAAATCAACGATCCGGTGCGCATGTACTTGAAGGAAATCGGCCGCGTGCCTTTGCTGAACGCAGAGGAAGAAGTCAATTTGGCCTTGCGCATCAAAGATGGCGATCAGGAAGCGAAACAGCAATTGGCTGAGGCCAATTTGCGTCTGGTCGTTTCCATCGCGAAACGTTATGTAGGCCGGGGCATGCAATTCTTGGATCTGATCCAGGAAGGCAATATGGGTCTGATGAAAGCTGTCGAAAAATTCGACCATACGAAAGGGTTCAAATTCTCCACCTATGCCACTTGGTGGATTCGTCAAGCCATCACCCGCGCCATCGCCGACCAAGCCAGAACGATCCGTATCCCTGTGCACATGGTGGAAACAATCAATAAATTGGTCCGGATCCAACGGCAATTGCTGCAGGACCTCGGACGCGAACCGACGCCGGAAGAAATCGGCGCCGAGATGGACCTTCCGACTGAAAAAGTCAGAGAGATCCTGAAAATCGCCCAAGAGCCCGTTTCCTTGGAAACCCCTATCGGGGAAGAAGACGATTCGCATTTAGGCGATTTCATCGAAGACCAGGAAGTCCTGAGTCCGGCTGAGCACACTGCCCAAACGCTTCTGAAGGAACAACTTGAGGAAGTGTTGGACACTTTGACTGACCGTGAGGAAAACGTCTTGCGTCTGCGTTTCGGCCTTGATGACGGGAATGTACGGACTTTGGAGCAAGTGGGAAAAGTATTCGGCGTTACCCGTGAGCGGATCCGCCAAATCGAAGCAAAAGCTTTGCGCAAACTGCGTCACCCAAGCCGCTCGAAACAATTAAAAGATTTTCTTGAGTAATAGGCGCCTAACCCGAGGTATTGCACTCGGGTTTTTCTTATGCCGTTTTCTGAATGATATAAGGATTAGTGGGATATATGAAATGGAATTATGCTAAAATAGAGCTATCAGCAAAAATGGAAATGGAGGGATGAGGTTGAACATTCAACAATTATCCGTAAGACTCGAGGCAGTCGCAAGTTTTGTGCCGGAAAACGCCAGACTGGCCGATATAGGCTCGGATCACGCCTATTTGCCTTGTGTTTTGGCAGCGCGCGACGTCATCAGTTACGCATTGGCAGGGGAAGTCGTGAAAGGCCCCTTCGAATCGGCAGCGGAACAGATCAGAACATCAGGAGTAGGCGATCGCGTCAGCGCCAGATTAGGCGATGGCATGGATGTGATCGAACCGATGGATCTTATAAATGTCGTCACTATCTGCGGGATGGGTGGGGATTTGATTTCCAAAATTCTGGAAAAAGGCAGATTGAAGGGCAAGTTGGTTGGTGTGGAACGACTGATTCTTCAGCCCAACAACGGAGAAAAGAAGCTGCGTGAATGGCTGATCGGCCACCAATTCAAAATCATCGACGAAACGATATTGGAAGAAAACGGAAAGATTTATGAAATCATCGTCGCTGAAAATGCAGAGACAACAGAAAAATACTCCGATCTGGAATACAGTTTCGGCCGTTTCTTGCTTCAGGAAAAAAATGAGACTTTCCGCAAAAAATGGCTGTCCGAAATCGATAAATGCCAATACATATTGGACAGCATGCAAAAAGCAAGCAACAATCTTAATGAAAAAGAACAGCAAGTGATCAATAAAATCAATGAAATTAAAGAGGTGCTGGAATGAAAAGCATTACTGGTTATGAATTCATCGAGTTATTCGAATCGCATGTTCCGACTTGGCTGGCAGAGGATGGGGATCCGGTGGGTCTCCATTTGGGAGATTTGAGCCGTCCGGTCCGCCGTATTTTGGTTACGCTTGATGTCCGCCCGGAAGTCGTTCAGGAGGCCATCGAGAAGCAAGCCGATTTTATTTTCTCCCATCATCCGCCAATCTACAGACCGCTAAAAAATCTGGATGTTTCAGATAAGCAAACGAAAATGTACGGAGATCTGCTGAAGCATGATATCAGCGTGTATGCGGCCCACACGAATCTGGACAATGCGAATAACGGAATGAACGATTGGCTATCTGAGGCGTTGGGGCTTTTGGATGTCGAAATCATGGATGTCACGAAGCGTGTGCCTGTAAAGAAAATATCCGTATGTGTGCCGAATGCCGAATGCAATAGTGTCCGCTTGGCTATGACCGATGCGGGAGCAGGGAACATTTCCGACGAATACAGCCACTGTTCCTTTGAGACGCAGGGGGTTGGCCGCTTCACGCCGCTGGAAGGTGCAAAACCTGCCATCGGCCATATCAACGAAGCGGAGGAAGTCCAAGAGAAAAAAATTGAGATGGTCGTCGAAGACAAATACTTGGCTGACGTCTTGGAGGCGCTGTATGAATCGCACCCATACGAAGAGCCCGTCTATGAAGTCTACACGATCAATAATTTCCAACGCGAATACGGCCTGGGAAGGGTCGGTAATTTGTCTTTGCCGATGTCGTTGCGCTCCTTTATCCAGTACGTCAAGGATGTTTTCCAGATCGAGGGCCTGCGTTTTGTAGCGGCCGATTTGGATCAGACAATCAGCCGTGTTGCCATCTGTGGCGGGGATGCCGGCAAATATTATCGGAAAGCAATCAAAAAAGGCGCGGATGTGTACATCACTGGTGATGTCTACTACCACACAGCTCACGATATGCAAGCGGATGGACTGACCGTCATCGATCCGGGCCATCACATCGAACAGATCTGCAAACCGAAATTATTGGAACTATTCAATGAATGGAAAAAAGAAAATGAATGGGATCTGGAAGTCATCGCTTCCGAAATCAACACGGATCCTTTCATTTTCGACAGTCAATTGTGAGAGGATGTCAATACATGCAAGAGAAATTAGTGGACCGTTTTTTGAAATACGTTAAATTCGAGACAAGATCGGATGAAAAAAGTCTGGCAGTGCCTTCCACCCAAAATCAGGTAGACTTCGCAAAAACGGTTTTGATGCCGGAGCTGGAAGCCATCGGACTTTCGGATATCCAATACAATCCAGCCAATGGCTTCGTGACGGCATTTTTGCCGCGCAACTCCGAAAAAGCGTTCCCTGCCATCGGGTTCATCGCCCATATGGATACGGCTGATTTTGAAGCGGCAAATGTAAATCCGCTTATTTGGGACCACTATGCGGGCGACAATCTGATTTTGGATGCGGAAGCGCAAGTGATCCTTTCGCCGAAGGAGTTCCCTTCTTTGAAGAACTACATCGGTCAGACTTTGATCACAACCGACGGAAAAACGTTGTTGGGTGCGGACGACAAAGCCGGCATCGCCGAAATCATCACAGCGTTGGAAGCGATAAAAGCAGCGGATGACATAGAGCATGGGGACATCAAAGTTGCTTTCGGGCCGGATGAAGAAATCGGCCGTGGAGCTGATCTCTTTGATGTGTCCGGTTTCGGCTGCGATTTTGCCTATACGATGGACGGCGGTCCGTTGGGGGAACTTGAATACGAAAGTTTCAATGCCGCCCAAGCGATCGTAACGATCCATGGCAAAAATGTGCATCCTGGAACTGCCAAGGACACGATGGTGAATGCGATCAAGTTGGCCATCGCTTACGACAGCGCGTTGCCGCAAAATGAAGTCCCTGAAAAAACCGAAAAGCGCGAAGGCTTTTATCACCTGTTGGGCATTGAAGGCAGTGTGGAAGAAAGCAAAATGACCTACATCATCAGGGATCATGACAAGGATCTTTTTGAGGACAGGAAAACGACCATGCTTACGCTTGCGGAGCGCATGAACAAGGAATTGGCTGAAGAACGCATCACTATAGAAATGCACGATCAGTACTACAACATGGGGGAAGTGCTGAAAAAAGATATGCGTCCAGTCGATTTGGCGGAAGCGGCGATGAAGTCGTTGGGGATACCCCCGATCATCGAACCGATCCGCGGCGGTACGGATGGCTCAAAATTGTCCTTCATGGGTCTGCCTACTCCGAACATCTTTGCCGGGGGAGAAAACTTCCATGGGCGCTATGAATTTGTGTCTGTCCAATCAATGGAAAAAGCAGTAGCGGTCATCGTGGAAATCATCAGACAAAGCCAGGGATACGGAAA contains these protein-coding regions:
- a CDS encoding Nif3-like dinuclear metal center hexameric protein, with translation MKSITGYEFIELFESHVPTWLAEDGDPVGLHLGDLSRPVRRILVTLDVRPEVVQEAIEKQADFIFSHHPPIYRPLKNLDVSDKQTKMYGDLLKHDISVYAAHTNLDNANNGMNDWLSEALGLLDVEIMDVTKRVPVKKISVCVPNAECNSVRLAMTDAGAGNISDEYSHCSFETQGVGRFTPLEGAKPAIGHINEAEEVQEKKIEMVVEDKYLADVLEALYESHPYEEPVYEVYTINNFQREYGLGRVGNLSLPMSLRSFIQYVKDVFQIEGLRFVAADLDQTISRVAICGGDAGKYYRKAIKKGADVYITGDVYYHTAHDMQADGLTVIDPGHHIEQICKPKLLELFNEWKKENEWDLEVIASEINTDPFIFDSQL
- the dnaG gene encoding DNA primase; this translates as MAERISEEKLAQIRTETNIVDVVSQYVQLKKRGKNHFGFCPFHDEKTPSFSVAEEKQIFHCFSCGRGGNVFTFLMDVEGISFVEAVIKTAELSNIALDFSYENHAPDNPLQSKKEKLIQIHEEAAAFYHQVLMNTVTGQAALDYMIQRGFTPETLKEYQIGFSPSNRTALFQMLKAKTFDEGLLQESGIFTDRQGQNELYDRFSARIIFPLRNAKGKAVAFSGRILHASPVDDTGYHEAKYLNSPETLLFNKRDFLFNFDKARSEIRRHSEVILFEGYMDVISAWQAGVKNGVASMGTSLTDEQNRILTKTADKIVIAYDGDRPGVEATKRAIEILERNKHFDISIFPLEAGMDPDEYIQQKGPEAFAKALKNNRETVIQFYSRYLKMNLNLDSEKNRITYIETMLKALAPLDSLIERELYMKDIADEFSIPIDILQKQLKGYQQEVLQQRPGREPLRRAAPHDAAPHAMYPSTNKRKVTQAEQSEKQLLYRLFHFEEVWSYLNEIDADFNFIHDDYQTIYILYEEFFRQTGLVGNIDQFLDRINNQALQNVITEIEWFQLDSEVTYQEIQDLVHIIRDKSSLQDQLTKKQAEMKEARKKNDNERLKTIMLEIVSLSKELKATKK
- the pepT gene encoding peptidase T; the protein is MQEKLVDRFLKYVKFETRSDEKSLAVPSTQNQVDFAKTVLMPELEAIGLSDIQYNPANGFVTAFLPRNSEKAFPAIGFIAHMDTADFEAANVNPLIWDHYAGDNLILDAEAQVILSPKEFPSLKNYIGQTLITTDGKTLLGADDKAGIAEIITALEAIKAADDIEHGDIKVAFGPDEEIGRGADLFDVSGFGCDFAYTMDGGPLGELEYESFNAAQAIVTIHGKNVHPGTAKDTMVNAIKLAIAYDSALPQNEVPEKTEKREGFYHLLGIEGSVEESKMTYIIRDHDKDLFEDRKTTMLTLAERMNKELAEERITIEMHDQYYNMGEVLKKDMRPVDLAEAAMKSLGIPPIIEPIRGGTDGSKLSFMGLPTPNIFAGGENFHGRYEFVSVQSMEKAVAVIVEIIRQSQGYGK
- the rpoD gene encoding RNA polymerase sigma factor RpoD; the protein is MAIEKNDQGLTLEQVTKKLIAEHKLLGSVFYDELADKIATPFQLDADDMDKLIQKMEDGGVSVVDADGGPTARQLAKETVKPEKPAAAKKDEEEDLMAVPPGVKINDPVRMYLKEIGRVPLLNAEEEVNLALRIKDGDQEAKQQLAEANLRLVVSIAKRYVGRGMQFLDLIQEGNMGLMKAVEKFDHTKGFKFSTYATWWIRQAITRAIADQARTIRIPVHMVETINKLVRIQRQLLQDLGREPTPEEIGAEMDLPTEKVREILKIAQEPVSLETPIGEEDDSHLGDFIEDQEVLSPAEHTAQTLLKEQLEEVLDTLTDREENVLRLRFGLDDGNVRTLEQVGKVFGVTRERIRQIEAKALRKLRHPSRSKQLKDFLE
- a CDS encoding tRNA (adenine(22)-N(1))-methyltransferase TrmK, with product MNIQQLSVRLEAVASFVPENARLADIGSDHAYLPCVLAARDVISYALAGEVVKGPFESAAEQIRTSGVGDRVSARLGDGMDVIEPMDLINVVTICGMGGDLISKILEKGRLKGKLVGVERLILQPNNGEKKLREWLIGHQFKIIDETILEENGKIYEIIVAENAETTEKYSDLEYSFGRFLLQEKNETFRKKWLSEIDKCQYILDSMQKASNNLNEKEQQVINKINEIKEVLE